A portion of the Miscanthus floridulus cultivar M001 unplaced genomic scaffold, ASM1932011v1 os_2472_1_2, whole genome shotgun sequence genome contains these proteins:
- the LOC136534990 gene encoding GDSL esterase/lipase At5g45950-like encodes MINRTTGCTTLLVLGDSTVDPGNNNHLPSTARANFLPYGVNFYGRRPTGRLATDMLAEKLGISRIIPGFFDPNLRLAQLRRGVSFASGGSGYDDSTANRINVMSFSAQLHNLFRYKLLIRTLLGPRRAERLVNRAAFVISSGTNDLLSVYLATNRSNAISMELYENHLIAHVANYTQAMIMLGGRRFIFVGLPPMGCLPSVQIL; translated from the exons ATGATCAACCGCACTACGGGCTGTACTACACTCCTTGTACTTGGAGACTCAACCGTGGACCCTGGAAACAACAACCATCTACCCAGCACAGCCAGGGCAAATTTCTTGCCCTACGGCGTGAACTTCTACGGACGCAGGCCGACTGGCCGGTTAGCCACAGATATGTTAG CTGAGAAACTAGGCATATCGAGGATTATTCCAGGTTTCTTTGACCCGAATCTGAGGTTGGCCCAGCTCAGGAGGGGTGTGAGCTTTGCATCAGGCGGCTCCGGATATGACGACAGCACTGCCAACAGAATA AATGTGATGTCATTCTCTGCACAACTGCACAACCTTTTCCGTTACAAGCTACTCATCCGAACACTGCTTGGACCAAGAAGAGCAGAGCGACTTGTTAACAGGGCTGCCTTTGTGATAAGCTCTGGTACAAATGATTTGCTTTCAGTCTATCTTGCAACAAATCGGTCAAATGCAATTAGTATGGAACTGTATGAGAATCACCTGATAGCACACGTCGCTAATTATACCCAG GCCATGATAATGCTTGGAGGAAGGAGATTTATTTTTGTCGGACTGCCCCCGATGGGTTGCTTGCCAAGCGTCCAGATCCTCTAA
- the LOC136534987 gene encoding homogentisate 1,2-dioxygenase-like translates to MHSALPCRLRARLLCSDVLLARPGRRRRNSHRSNQQAASAVGSALLSAMAMEEQQPPPAPAPPDLRYLSGLGNSFSSEAVPGSLPVGQNSPLVCPLGLYAEQLSGTSFTTPRARNLRTWMYRIKPSVTHEPFYPRKPTNERLVGEFDRATTVATPTQLRWRPADVPLHPGLDFIDGLYTVCGAGSSCLRHGYAIHMYAANKSMDGCAFCNADGDFLIVPQQGRLFITTECGRLLVSPGEIVVIPQGFRFAVDLPDGPSRGYVSEIFGTHFQLPDLGPIGANGLASPRDFLSPTAWFEQDHHPGYTIVQKYGGELFTATQDFSPFNVVAWHGNYVPYKYDLSKFCPFNTVLFDHGDPSVNTVLTAPTDKPGVALLDFVIFPPRWLVAENTFRPPYYHRNCMSEFMGLVYGIYEAKADGFLPGGASLHSCMTPHGPDTKTYEATISRAGANEPFRLSGTLAFMFESSLIPRVCRWALDSPCRDLDYYQCWIGLKSHFSHDNGGVPAAGADEKE, encoded by the exons ATGCACTCTGCTCTGCCGTGCCGTCTCCGAGCAAGGCTGCTCTGCTCTGACGTGCTGTTGGCCAGGCCTGGGCGTCGTCGTCGCAACTCGCATCGCAGCAACCAGCAAGCAGCCTCGGCAGTCGGCTCTGCGCTGCTATCAGCAATGGCCATGGAGGAGCAGCAGccacctcctgctcctgcgccgccCGACCTGCGCTACCTCTCGGGGCTGGGCAACAGCTTCTCGTCGGAGGCGGTGCCGGGGTCGCTCCCCGTGGGGCAGAACAGCCCGCTGGTGTGCCCGCTGGGACTCTACGCCGAGCAGCTGTCCGGCACCTCCTTCACCACCCCGCGCGCCCGGAACCTCCGCAC GTGGATGTACCGGATCAAGCCGTCGGTGACCCACGAGCCCTTCTACCCGCGGAAGCCCACCAACGAGCGCCTCGTCGGCGAGTTCGACCGCGCCACCACCGTCGCCACGCCCACGCAGCTGCGCTGGAGGCCCGCCGACGTGCCCCTCCACCCGGGCCTCGACTTCATCGACGGCCTCTACACCGTCTGCGGCGCCGGCAGCTCTTGCCTCCGACACGGATACGCCATCCACAT GTATGCTGCTAACAAGTCCATGGATGGATGCGCCTTCTGCAATGCCGACGGTGACTTCCTCATTGTTCCCCAGCAAGGAA GGTTATTCATCACAACCGAGTGCGGAAGGCTGCTCGTTTCACCCGGCGAGATCGTCGTGATTCCTCAAGGTTTCCGCTTTGCTGTTGACTTGCCAGATGGCCCCTCGCGTGGCTATGTCTCTGAGATCTTCGGCACCCATTTTCAGCTCCCCGATCTTGGCCCAATTG GTGCCAATGGCTTGGCTTCACCGAGGGATTTCCTTTCCCCCACGGCATGGTTTGAGCAGGACCACCACCCTGGATACACAATAGTGCAGAAGTATGGTGGCGAGCTGTTCACTGCCACTCAGGATTTCTCTCCATTCAATGTGGTAGCGTGGCATGGGAAttatgtcccttacaag TATGATCTGAGTAAGTTCTGTCCATTCAATACCGTCCTCTTTGATCATGGCGACCCATCAGTAAACACAG TTCTAACTGCACCAACTGATAAGCCTGGCGTCGCACTGCTTGATTTCGTAATATTCCCACCTAGATGGCTGGTTGCTGAAAATACATTCCGCCCTCCGTACTACCACCGCAACTGCATGAGCGAATTCATGGGCCTCGTTTATGGGATATATGAG GCTAAGGCCGATGGTTTTCTTCCTGGTGGCGCCAGTCTTCACAGCTGCATGACACCACATGGGCCAGACACCAAGACGTATGAGGCAACAATCAGCCGTGCTGGTGCCAACGAGCCATTCAGGCTCAGTGGTACGTTGGCGTTCATGTTTGAGTCTTCGCTTATCCCTCGAGTGTGCCGATGGGCTCTGGATTCCCCGTGTCGAGACCTCGATTACTACCAGTGCTGGATCGGATTGAAGTCACACTTTTCACATGACAATGGTGGAGTGCCTGCTGCTGGCGCGGATGAGAAAGAGTAG